A stretch of DNA from Nitrospirota bacterium:
TTGAAAAAATCGAGTATTGATTTTTTCAAGGATGAGGCAAAAAAACAGCGTACCTCGTATCAAAAAATGATTAGACAGGTGATAGACTGGTATGCTTCACATTATAAGAAAACAGCCTGACATTATTACCTTTTGAAGTGATTCAACATAGAAGTTTTTATTCCTGTTGTCATTCCCGCAGTGTTTCATCCGAAAATCTCTTCCGGCGGGGTAAGAAAACCCCGCCTATCCATTTCTACGAGGATAGGCGGGACATTCTTGTCCCGCTGATTTTCATGTCCCTTTGTGAGCGCCCCGCTCATGACAGTTCATCCGAAAATCTCCATAGCTCACCCTCCCCCTACCCCCCTCCCGTCAAGGGAGGGGGAATAATATAAGAACCCTACCCCCTCAAGGGA
This window harbors:
- a CDS encoding CopG family transcriptional regulator translates to MKSKIKYKEEPMGELKVIEDFLPPPDQLVLKEENVKVTIALKKSSIDFFKDEAKKQRTSYQKMIRQVIDWYASHYKKTA